From one Streptomyces sp. ICC1 genomic stretch:
- a CDS encoding branched-chain amino acid ABC transporter permease codes for MSTFLELLFGGISMGSVYALIALGFVIIFKATEVVNFAHASLLLAGGYVTATLHEEIGFWPALAAGTLAAAAVGAAIEFLVMRRYRGQDQSVLAIVTIGVDILLITDLTRRIGTDVLPLGDPWGDRVVHLGPVTLAETRIAAILAAGLLITVFLLVFRHTSWGVAMRAAAEKPETAALMGVRLGRVSLAAWAVAGALAAVAALFLTVFPTPGLERATSLAALKAFPAAILGGLDSTTGALAGGLIVGVTEALATGYQGQLAFLGRGIGDLAPYVVMVAVLLVRPAGLFGTKELARV; via the coding sequence GTGAGCACCTTCCTCGAACTGCTCTTCGGCGGAATTTCGATGGGCAGCGTCTACGCGCTCATCGCCCTCGGCTTCGTGATCATCTTCAAGGCCACCGAGGTGGTCAACTTCGCCCACGCCTCGCTCCTGCTGGCCGGCGGGTACGTCACGGCGACCCTGCACGAGGAGATCGGTTTCTGGCCCGCCCTCGCTGCCGGCACCCTGGCGGCCGCCGCGGTCGGCGCGGCGATCGAGTTCCTGGTGATGCGGCGCTACCGGGGTCAGGACCAGAGCGTGCTGGCCATCGTCACCATCGGCGTCGACATCCTCCTCATCACCGACCTCACCCGGCGCATCGGCACCGACGTGCTCCCGCTCGGCGACCCGTGGGGCGACCGCGTCGTGCACCTGGGCCCCGTCACGCTGGCCGAGACCCGGATCGCCGCCATCCTGGCCGCCGGTCTGCTGATCACCGTCTTCCTGCTCGTGTTCCGCCACACCTCGTGGGGGGTGGCGATGCGGGCCGCCGCCGAGAAGCCCGAGACCGCCGCGCTGATGGGCGTGCGCCTGGGCCGGGTCTCGCTCGCGGCCTGGGCGGTGGCCGGGGCACTGGCCGCCGTCGCCGCGCTCTTCCTGACGGTCTTCCCGACGCCCGGCCTGGAGCGCGCCACCTCCCTGGCCGCGCTCAAGGCCTTCCCCGCGGCGATCCTGGGCGGCCTCGACTCCACGACCGGCGCACTGGCCGGCGGCCTGATCGTCGGGGTCACGGAGGCGCTGGCCACCGGGTACCAGGGCCAGCTGGCCTTCCTCGGCCGGGGCATCGGCGACCTCGCGCCGTACGTGGTGATGGTCGCCGTCCTCCTGGTCCGCCCGGCCGGTCTGTTCGGTACGAAGGAGCTCGCCCGTGTCTGA
- a CDS encoding ABC transporter substrate-binding protein yields MNRSRLGTAALAAALVLTGAAGCSSKAKSGSEDKPAAGGVKAGAGVSDTAIRLGALTDMTGVYASLGKSVTQGQQLWAKQTNAAGGICGRTIELTVRDHGYDPQKALAAYTELEPTVLGFTQFIGSPFVAAVKQRIDGQDKALVIPQAWSASLLGSPYIRTVGATYDIETINAIGYLLDQKRIASGDKVGHVYFEGDYGENALTGAKHAAKEAGLTIVEQKIKPTDNDMTAQVAALKQAGVKAVVISAGPRQAASLVGVAAAGGWNVPFVGNNSAFSPQLLATPAGAALQKDYYVASSALPIGSPEAGPAALAGAYKAEYPDAGLDNGVVAGFTAGSLFGEVLKKACADKDLTREGIRKALLSLNSHDNGFGITHDFSDPKAPSTRQSVILKPDATVPGGMKVVKEAATAPAAAKFAPTP; encoded by the coding sequence GTGAACAGAAGCAGGCTCGGCACCGCGGCCCTGGCGGCCGCCCTCGTCCTGACCGGCGCCGCCGGGTGCAGCAGCAAGGCCAAGAGCGGTTCCGAGGACAAGCCCGCGGCCGGCGGGGTCAAGGCCGGCGCCGGGGTGAGCGACACGGCCATCCGGCTCGGCGCGCTCACCGACATGACCGGCGTCTACGCCTCGCTCGGCAAGAGCGTCACCCAGGGCCAGCAGCTCTGGGCGAAGCAGACGAACGCGGCCGGCGGCATCTGCGGCCGCACGATCGAGCTGACGGTGCGCGACCACGGGTACGACCCACAGAAGGCCCTGGCCGCCTACACCGAGCTGGAGCCCACGGTGCTGGGCTTCACCCAGTTCATCGGCTCCCCGTTCGTCGCCGCCGTCAAGCAGCGGATCGACGGCCAGGACAAGGCCCTGGTGATCCCGCAGGCCTGGTCCGCCTCGCTGCTGGGCAGCCCGTACATCCGCACGGTGGGCGCGACGTACGACATCGAGACCATCAACGCCATCGGCTATCTGCTCGACCAGAAGCGGATCGCCTCGGGCGACAAGGTCGGGCACGTCTACTTCGAGGGCGATTACGGCGAGAACGCGCTCACCGGGGCCAAGCACGCGGCCAAGGAGGCCGGGCTGACCATCGTCGAACAGAAGATCAAGCCGACCGACAACGACATGACGGCCCAGGTCGCCGCCCTCAAGCAGGCCGGGGTCAAGGCCGTGGTCATCAGCGCCGGCCCCCGCCAGGCCGCCTCGCTCGTCGGGGTCGCGGCGGCAGGCGGGTGGAACGTGCCGTTCGTGGGCAACAACTCTGCCTTCTCCCCCCAGTTGCTGGCCACTCCCGCGGGCGCGGCCCTGCAGAAGGACTACTACGTCGCCTCCTCGGCCCTGCCGATCGGCTCGCCCGAGGCGGGTCCGGCCGCCCTCGCCGGCGCGTACAAGGCGGAGTACCCGGACGCCGGCCTCGACAACGGCGTGGTGGCCGGATTCACCGCCGGCTCGCTGTTCGGTGAGGTACTGAAGAAGGCCTGCGCCGACAAGGACCTGACCCGCGAGGGGATCCGCAAGGCGCTGCTGAGCCTGAACTCCCACGACAACGGCTTCGGCATCACCCACGACTTCTCGGACCCCAAGGCCCCTTCCACCCGGCAGAGCGTGATCCTGAAGCCGGACGCCACGGTTCCCGGCGGCATGAAGGTGGTGAAGGAGGCCGCGACGGCGCCGGCCGCCGCGAAGTTCGCGCCCACCCCCTGA
- a CDS encoding DMT family transporter: MGFVLPVLFALFAALSNALGTVLQRRAALTVPQSDGFRFGLVLDLLRRPVWIGGILAVIAAGAGQAAALATGALALVQPLFVLELPFALLIASLVARSRLPGAVWLAVAAVVAGLGIALGAASPSGNRTHVPFDRWVLALAACAVAVALLSAVGLRRPPGRMRAGCLGAATAVCYALTAALMKSAVHVLDEDGIGGFLTTWETYAFGATGICALLLLEHAMQGGPLVASQPALTLGDAGVSVALGVLLYEEHLRGHWWLVPQLLGLVLIGAGVIALARHGGEIEEGVP, translated from the coding sequence ATGGGCTTCGTACTGCCGGTCCTCTTCGCGCTGTTCGCGGCGCTCAGCAACGCGCTCGGGACCGTGCTCCAGCGGCGGGCGGCGCTCACCGTGCCTCAGAGCGACGGCTTCCGGTTCGGTCTCGTCCTCGACCTGCTGCGCCGTCCCGTGTGGATCGGCGGGATCCTGGCGGTGATCGCGGCCGGCGCCGGCCAGGCCGCGGCGCTCGCCACCGGTGCGCTGGCCCTCGTACAGCCCTTGTTCGTACTGGAGTTGCCGTTCGCGCTGCTCATCGCCTCGCTGGTGGCGCGCAGCCGGCTGCCCGGGGCGGTGTGGCTCGCCGTCGCCGCGGTGGTGGCCGGGCTCGGGATCGCGCTGGGGGCCGCCTCGCCGTCCGGGAACCGCACGCACGTCCCCTTCGACCGCTGGGTCCTGGCGCTGGCGGCGTGCGCGGTGGCGGTGGCGCTGCTGTCGGCGGTCGGGCTGCGGCGGCCCCCCGGCCGGATGCGGGCCGGCTGCCTCGGGGCGGCCACGGCCGTCTGCTACGCGCTCACGGCGGCCCTGATGAAATCGGCCGTGCACGTGCTCGACGAGGACGGCATCGGCGGTTTCCTGACGACCTGGGAGACGTACGCCTTCGGCGCGACCGGCATCTGCGCCCTGCTGCTCCTCGAACACGCCATGCAGGGCGGCCCGCTGGTGGCCTCACAGCCGGCGCTGACCCTCGGCGACGCGGGCGTGAGCGTGGCGCTCGGCGTGCTGCTGTACGAGGAACACCTGCGGGGCCACTGGTGGTTGGTCCCCCAGCTGCTCGGCCTTGTCCTGATCGGCGCCGGAGTGATCGCCCTGGCCAGGCACGGCGGGGAGATCGAGGAGGGTGTTCCGTAG
- a CDS encoding branched-chain amino acid ABC transporter permease: MSAAVLGAVLLALPFYLDRFWLQAGLFAMAAAIGAIGLNLLTGATGQLSMGHAFFLAVGAYGYCALAGDGSTVGGHTLVGLGLPSWLAALLAVAVAGAAGGLFSPIAGRLSGAYLGIATLALIFIGQHLLFNATSLTGGFNGRAVEPLSLFGLTFDDTETVVAAVPLQSAEKLWYVALAALVCGALFARGILRGRPGRAMNALRDHRIAAGVMGVPVARTRAAVFVLSSMYAGLAGVLLALVFQRTVPDYFGMVLSLEYLAMIVIGGLGTVAGAVVGAAFVSLLPAILTRYSDALPLVSAPGTGGVSPGEASRYLYGAAVVAVVLFLPGGLSRISGTIRISRTRTSLPKEPT; the protein is encoded by the coding sequence GTGTCGGCGGCCGTCCTCGGCGCGGTGCTGCTGGCGCTGCCCTTCTACCTCGACCGGTTCTGGCTGCAGGCAGGGCTCTTCGCCATGGCCGCGGCCATCGGCGCCATCGGGCTCAACCTGCTGACCGGAGCCACCGGACAGCTGTCCATGGGCCACGCCTTCTTCCTCGCCGTCGGCGCGTACGGCTACTGCGCGCTGGCCGGGGACGGCAGCACGGTCGGGGGCCACACCCTCGTCGGGCTCGGCCTGCCCAGCTGGCTCGCCGCCCTCCTCGCCGTGGCGGTGGCCGGGGCGGCGGGCGGTCTGTTCAGCCCGATCGCGGGCCGTCTGAGCGGCGCGTACCTCGGTATCGCCACCCTCGCGCTGATCTTCATCGGCCAGCACCTGCTCTTCAACGCGACCAGTCTGACCGGCGGCTTCAACGGCCGTGCCGTGGAGCCGCTGTCCCTCTTCGGCCTCACCTTCGACGACACCGAGACGGTCGTCGCCGCCGTCCCCCTGCAGTCGGCCGAGAAGCTCTGGTACGTGGCCCTGGCCGCCCTCGTCTGCGGCGCCCTGTTCGCGCGCGGGATCCTGCGGGGCCGGCCCGGCCGTGCCATGAACGCCCTGCGCGACCACCGCATCGCCGCCGGGGTGATGGGAGTGCCGGTGGCCCGGACCCGGGCGGCCGTGTTCGTCCTGTCGTCCATGTACGCCGGGCTGGCCGGCGTACTGCTCGCCCTGGTCTTCCAGCGCACCGTGCCCGACTACTTCGGCATGGTCCTGTCCCTGGAGTACCTGGCCATGATCGTCATCGGCGGCCTGGGCACGGTCGCGGGCGCCGTGGTCGGTGCGGCCTTCGTCTCCCTGCTCCCCGCGATCCTCACCCGCTACAGCGACGCCCTCCCCCTGGTGTCCGCCCCCGGAACCGGCGGGGTCTCCCCGGGCGAGGCCTCCCGCTACCTCTACGGCGCCGCCGTCGTCGCGGTCGTCCTCTTCCTGCCCGGCGGCCTCTCCCGCATCAGCGGCACCATCCGCATCTCCCGGACCCGGACCTCACTCCCCAAGGAGCCCACGTGA
- a CDS encoding histidine kinase has product MRIRPSSMDVLTAVAQTGVAVLLGQEAAQQGWPELDLAAYLLVGLVNVPGAVRTKAPLAVCLFVQLSWCVYVTAGYWPVVNCLGPMLAVYTVAALCPRRTSLACAALMGAIWIYGGLLGNGPGGGSMAAVVAQAVVFPAVLWRFGLMARRSTDLARQLRLERDERARREVAEERGRIARELHDIVAHHMAVISVQAGLAGFVFSSAPATALAALNTIEDTSAEALDELRRMLRLLRTDDPEDGLGWAGTGDRDEPMPGLSRLAEMAERVRAVGVPVELRVTGEPRALAPGVELCAYRVVQEALTNVIKHARHASVSVELDYRPNHISVTVTDDGAGRGQGNAEGGRPAGAAPGSGHGLIGMRERAKLYGGTIGIGPRGGGGYAVCLTLPTSARTVPRDERPA; this is encoded by the coding sequence ATGCGGATCCGCCCCTCTTCCATGGACGTGCTGACGGCCGTCGCGCAGACCGGTGTCGCCGTGCTCCTGGGCCAGGAGGCGGCGCAGCAGGGCTGGCCGGAGCTCGACCTCGCGGCGTACCTGCTCGTGGGGCTGGTCAACGTGCCGGGCGCCGTCCGGACGAAGGCGCCCCTCGCGGTGTGCCTGTTCGTGCAGCTCTCGTGGTGCGTGTACGTCACCGCCGGTTACTGGCCCGTGGTCAACTGCCTCGGTCCCATGCTCGCCGTGTACACGGTCGCGGCGCTCTGCCCACGGCGGACCTCACTCGCGTGCGCCGCCCTGATGGGCGCCATCTGGATCTACGGAGGCCTCCTCGGGAACGGACCCGGCGGCGGCTCCATGGCCGCCGTCGTCGCCCAGGCCGTCGTCTTCCCGGCGGTGCTCTGGCGGTTCGGGCTGATGGCCCGCCGCTCGACCGACCTGGCCCGGCAGCTGCGGCTGGAGCGGGACGAGCGGGCCCGCCGGGAGGTCGCGGAGGAACGCGGGCGCATTGCAAGGGAGTTGCATGACATCGTGGCCCACCACATGGCCGTCATCTCGGTGCAGGCCGGCCTGGCCGGCTTCGTGTTCTCCTCCGCGCCCGCCACCGCGCTCGCCGCTCTGAACACCATCGAGGACACCAGCGCCGAGGCGCTCGACGAACTCCGGCGGATGCTGCGGCTGTTGCGGACCGACGACCCCGAGGACGGGCTCGGCTGGGCCGGGACGGGAGACCGTGACGAGCCGATGCCGGGGCTGTCCCGGCTGGCGGAGATGGCCGAGCGGGTCCGGGCCGTCGGGGTACCGGTCGAGCTGCGGGTCACCGGCGAACCGAGGGCGCTGGCCCCGGGGGTGGAGCTGTGCGCGTACCGGGTGGTCCAGGAGGCGCTCACCAATGTGATCAAGCACGCCCGGCACGCCAGCGTGAGCGTCGAACTCGACTACCGGCCCAACCACATAAGCGTCACCGTCACCGACGACGGCGCCGGGCGGGGGCAGGGGAACGCCGAGGGAGGGCGTCCGGCCGGAGCGGCTCCGGGGAGCGGGCACGGACTGATCGGCATGCGCGAGCGGGCCAAGCTCTACGGGGGGACGATCGGCATCGGGCCCCGCGGCGGGGGAGGGTACGCGGTGTGCCTCACCCTGCCGACCTCCGCGCGGACCGTACCCCGGGACGAGCGCCCGGCATGA
- a CDS encoding response regulator transcription factor, whose amino-acid sequence MSGSSPLRVLVADDQFLIRAGLVGLLEAAPGFQVAGQAADGAEAVELALLTRPDVVLMDIRMPGTDGITATARILAEVPPPQPRVLILTTFDLDEYVYGALKAGASGFLLKDSGPRRLLAAITAVGSGDALFAPTVTRRLVEAFALRGTGRDGGAGDRRGTGAEALEALTGREVEVLGLVGRGLANADIAWRLFISEATVKSHVNRTMSKLGLESRAQAVVAAYESGLVVPGGGPAV is encoded by the coding sequence ATGAGCGGATCCTCGCCGCTCAGGGTGCTCGTGGCCGACGACCAGTTCCTCATCCGGGCCGGCCTCGTGGGCCTGCTCGAGGCCGCACCCGGATTCCAGGTCGCCGGTCAGGCCGCGGACGGCGCCGAAGCGGTCGAACTCGCCCTCCTCACCCGGCCGGACGTCGTCCTCATGGACATCCGGATGCCCGGCACGGACGGCATCACCGCCACCGCCAGGATCCTCGCCGAGGTCCCGCCGCCCCAGCCGCGCGTGCTCATCCTCACCACCTTCGACCTCGACGAGTACGTCTACGGGGCGCTGAAGGCCGGCGCCTCCGGCTTCCTGCTCAAGGACTCGGGTCCGCGGCGCCTGCTCGCCGCGATCACCGCCGTGGGCAGCGGCGACGCGCTCTTCGCGCCGACGGTCACGCGGCGGCTCGTCGAGGCGTTCGCCCTGCGGGGCACCGGCCGCGACGGCGGCGCCGGCGACCGGCGCGGTACGGGCGCCGAGGCGCTCGAGGCGCTGACCGGACGGGAGGTCGAGGTACTGGGGCTGGTCGGCCGGGGGCTGGCGAACGCGGACATCGCCTGGCGGCTGTTCATCAGCGAGGCGACGGTGAAGAGCCACGTCAACCGCACGATGAGCAAGTTGGGACTGGAAAGCCGGGCGCAGGCCGTGGTGGCGGCGTACGAGAGCGGCCTGGTGGTTCCCGGCGGCGGCCCTGCGGTGTGA
- a CDS encoding caspase family protein produces MELADPHASYAVLIGTSTYAGTGLGDIPPVANNLVQLGRLLEDPGIWGLPPGHCVRLPEPSSAGQVLDAVREAAQRATDTLLVYYAGHGLSDPDSDELLLTLPSSDPERSYSSLRYEELRREIRQASGKLNKVVILDCCYSGLAMAGAMGGSTTESVALAEQTRIAGSYLLTASAATREALWLDDEPYTAFTGELIHLLEHGLPGGGQVIEVGRVYDHMLAELRAKGRPIPQQRVSNTSRIAFARNRYGIGPAARPEPRPAHPVPDDLRPVLRARPSEIAEYAARLRDTDPASAERLLTLAAVLRPAQEVAALVWVLRAGARDEEAQGVLAAAAAERDPYDLAACVVALHTADHGHDPERLALLAAERAAEDVAGTVKALRAAGQAREAELLLTTAIGRLRSTETILGLAGAFWSAELDAEAERVLHAAATSSEEEATRLAGALLTIGRQAEALELYLRTPSVVVWRPAELVRVLKLLGERIRPEDARRLLRLAVGESATAEGIARLCDGLWAAGMRERALEVLGQAATWLSVEAVVVLADVLRGDGHEEAMLYLLQEAAEAHPVAQTVALVEALRAMGRPLDAIRLLSDAARRPGAQIAELLILLEELGSPRDRSRVLEALPESPVSQHGHTASWDYDARRVELIRALHAAGRDHREVSGRLAALPNGPLAEVLRQLRAAGAHDVAHVVLGQLAAADPLAAVRRLSYLQASSRLDTAVLSGLLRSADSPVRNAVGELSSDAVLGIVRGHALPEAAVSAMTAAGLGRQVEEALGKFTRAAPVAEVIQLLRRLRDDSLTGEAHTVVRGAGWMFPELYRDFAVALWKAGLSEYAVYALEANAARLGRSLCEELAGILHVPVPAAAGSPTSAPPTSAPETVRSRPWHRFGRG; encoded by the coding sequence GTGGAACTCGCCGACCCCCATGCCTCGTACGCGGTCCTCATCGGGACCTCCACCTATGCCGGTACGGGGCTGGGGGACATTCCCCCGGTCGCCAACAACCTCGTACAGCTGGGCCGGTTGCTGGAGGACCCGGGCATCTGGGGCCTGCCGCCGGGCCACTGTGTGCGCCTGCCCGAGCCGTCGTCGGCCGGGCAGGTCCTGGACGCCGTCCGGGAAGCCGCCCAACGGGCCACGGACACGCTCCTCGTGTACTACGCGGGCCACGGCCTCAGCGATCCGGACTCCGACGAACTGCTGCTGACCCTGCCCTCCTCGGACCCGGAGCGGTCCTACTCGTCGCTCCGCTACGAGGAACTGCGCAGGGAGATCCGCCAGGCCTCCGGCAAGCTGAACAAGGTCGTCATCCTGGACTGCTGTTACAGCGGACTGGCCATGGCCGGCGCCATGGGCGGCTCCACGACCGAATCCGTGGCGCTCGCGGAACAGACGCGGATCGCCGGTTCGTACCTGCTGACCGCGTCCGCCGCCACCCGCGAGGCCCTGTGGCTGGACGACGAGCCGTACACGGCCTTCACCGGCGAGCTCATCCACCTGCTGGAGCACGGCCTGCCCGGCGGCGGCCAGGTCATCGAGGTCGGCCGGGTCTACGACCACATGCTCGCCGAACTGAGGGCGAAGGGGCGGCCGATCCCGCAGCAGCGGGTGAGCAACACCAGCCGCATCGCCTTCGCGCGCAACCGCTACGGGATCGGCCCCGCCGCCCGTCCGGAGCCGCGCCCGGCCCACCCCGTGCCGGACGACCTGCGCCCCGTGCTGCGCGCGCGGCCCAGCGAGATCGCCGAGTACGCCGCCCGCCTGCGGGACACGGACCCCGCATCGGCGGAGCGACTCCTGACACTGGCAGCCGTACTGCGCCCGGCCCAGGAAGTGGCGGCGCTGGTCTGGGTACTGCGCGCCGGGGCGCGGGACGAGGAGGCGCAGGGAGTCCTGGCCGCCGCGGCGGCCGAGCGGGACCCTTACGACCTCGCGGCCTGCGTCGTCGCGCTGCACACGGCGGACCACGGACACGACCCGGAGCGGTTGGCCCTGCTGGCGGCCGAGCGGGCCGCGGAGGACGTCGCGGGGACCGTCAAGGCCCTGCGCGCAGCCGGGCAGGCCCGCGAAGCGGAACTGCTGCTGACGACGGCGATCGGCCGCCTCCGGTCGACCGAGACCATCCTCGGGCTGGCCGGGGCCTTCTGGTCGGCCGAGCTGGATGCCGAAGCCGAACGCGTCCTGCACGCGGCGGCCACGTCCTCGGAGGAGGAGGCCACGCGGCTGGCCGGAGCACTGCTGACGATCGGGCGCCAGGCCGAGGCCCTTGAGCTCTACCTCCGGACGCCGTCCGTGGTCGTCTGGCGCCCCGCGGAACTGGTGCGCGTGCTCAAGCTGTTGGGCGAGAGGATCCGACCGGAGGACGCGCGGCGACTGCTGCGCCTGGCCGTCGGGGAGTCCGCGACGGCCGAGGGGATCGCGCGGCTGTGCGACGGGTTGTGGGCGGCCGGGATGAGGGAGCGGGCCCTGGAGGTGCTGGGGCAGGCGGCCACCTGGCTGTCGGTGGAGGCCGTCGTCGTGCTGGCCGACGTGCTGCGGGGCGACGGCCACGAGGAGGCGATGCTGTACCTGCTGCAGGAGGCGGCCGAGGCGCACCCCGTGGCACAGACCGTCGCCCTGGTCGAGGCGCTCCGGGCGATGGGCCGTCCGCTCGACGCCATCCGGCTCCTGAGCGATGCCGCGCGCCGCCCCGGAGCGCAGATCGCGGAACTGCTGATCCTGCTGGAGGAGCTGGGCAGCCCGAGGGACCGGTCCCGGGTACTGGAAGCCCTGCCCGAGAGCCCCGTCTCCCAGCACGGCCACACGGCGTCCTGGGACTACGACGCGCGGCGCGTCGAGCTCATCCGGGCACTGCACGCGGCGGGCAGGGACCACCGGGAGGTGAGCGGGCGGCTGGCCGCTCTCCCCAACGGTCCGCTCGCCGAGGTGCTCAGGCAGCTGAGGGCTGCCGGTGCCCATGACGTGGCCCACGTCGTCCTGGGCCAGCTGGCGGCCGCCGATCCGTTGGCGGCGGTACGACGCCTGAGCTACCTCCAGGCGAGCTCCAGGCTCGATACCGCCGTGCTGTCGGGGCTACTGCGGTCGGCCGACAGCCCGGTGCGGAACGCGGTCGGGGAGTTGTCGTCGGATGCCGTCCTGGGCATCGTGCGGGGCCATGCCCTGCCCGAAGCGGCCGTCAGTGCCATGACCGCCGCGGGGCTCGGCCGTCAGGTCGAGGAAGCGCTGGGGAAGTTCACCCGGGCCGCTCCGGTCGCGGAGGTGATCCAGCTGCTCAGACGCCTGCGCGACGACTCGCTGACCGGGGAGGCCCATACCGTCGTCCGGGGTGCCGGGTGGATGTTTCCCGAGCTCTACCGGGATTTCGCCGTCGCGTTGTGGAAAGCGGGTCTGTCGGAGTACGCGGTGTACGCCCTCGAGGCGAACGCTGCCCGGCTGGGCCGATCGCTCTGCGAGGAACTGGCCGGAATCCTCCACGTCCCGGTCCCCGCGGCAGCGGGCTCCCCGACTTCGGCACCACCGACCTCGGCGCCCGAAACGGTACGCTCCCGCCCCTGGCACCGCTTCGGCCGCGGCTGA
- a CDS encoding MepB family protein — MAAKALVYDPCRFACSQPVPEAEGAAYAAHAFTLDGLRVRFRAAKTTPTKAGQFVTVWQRSPAGPIRPFDAADPVDLFVIATREPGRSGQFVFPVAALLRHGVVSADGVGGKRAFRVYPPWVTTANRQAGLAQAWQLEHFLHVPQDAPADRERARTLYRP, encoded by the coding sequence ATGGCGGCGAAGGCGCTCGTCTACGACCCCTGCCGGTTCGCCTGCTCGCAGCCGGTGCCCGAAGCCGAGGGCGCCGCGTACGCTGCGCACGCCTTCACCCTCGACGGGCTCCGCGTCCGGTTCCGCGCCGCCAAGACCACCCCGACGAAGGCCGGGCAGTTCGTCACCGTGTGGCAGCGGTCCCCGGCCGGACCCATCCGGCCGTTCGACGCCGCCGACCCCGTCGACCTCTTCGTCATCGCCACCCGCGAGCCCGGCCGCTCCGGCCAGTTCGTCTTCCCCGTCGCCGCGCTCCTGCGGCACGGAGTCGTATCGGCGGACGGCGTCGGCGGCAAGCGCGCCTTCCGCGTCTACCCGCCCTGGGTGACCACGGCCAACCGGCAGGCGGGCCTGGCCCAGGCATGGCAGCTGGAGCACTTCCTGCACGTGCCCCAGGACGCGCCCGCCGACCGGGAGCGCGCCAGGACGCTCTACCGCCCGTAG
- a CDS encoding sulfite oxidase — translation MPLDLSDESQYDRARLRQWARGRARSAGVDRRDLLRLFAAGAAAGTLGLGAAGAAEAAEAAEAAGAGQAVPAAGSAATAVLPGIVKPLPPELFTIRGTNAETKFASLRGTGQLTPVDRFFVRNHTATPRLDQAGWRLKVWGDALSGGPVEFSYDRLRALPAVERTLFIECAGNGRSFYTTQQGQTVTGTAWTLGAIGVARWRGARLSDVLRRAGVTRAAVDVLPRGLDDEVVTNGVNLGRVRRPLPVSKALDDVILAYEMNGEPLPADHGGPVRVVVPDWIGISSIKWVGDIEVSGQPLYTPWNTDLYRLFGPDHPPQGSAPLTRQTLKSAFELELGATVPAHRTKLLTGRSWSGAAPVHQVEVSTDGGARWRRARLHDVPRRGGWVRWSLPWTPRTPGATALLARATDATGRTQPATAAHNTQGYLFDAVVRHPVTVV, via the coding sequence ATGCCCCTCGACCTGTCCGACGAGAGCCAGTACGACCGTGCGCGCCTGCGCCAGTGGGCGCGCGGCCGCGCCCGCTCGGCCGGAGTGGACCGCCGCGACCTGCTCAGGCTCTTCGCGGCGGGAGCCGCGGCCGGCACCCTCGGCCTGGGCGCCGCCGGAGCCGCCGAAGCAGCGGAGGCCGCGGAAGCCGCCGGAGCCGGGCAGGCCGTGCCGGCGGCGGGCTCCGCCGCCACCGCCGTGCTGCCCGGGATCGTGAAGCCGCTGCCGCCCGAACTGTTCACGATCCGGGGCACCAACGCGGAGACGAAGTTCGCCTCGCTGCGCGGCACGGGCCAACTGACCCCCGTCGACCGGTTCTTCGTGCGCAACCACACCGCCACTCCGCGCCTCGACCAGGCCGGCTGGCGGCTGAAGGTGTGGGGCGACGCGCTGTCCGGCGGGCCGGTGGAGTTCTCGTACGACCGGCTGCGCGCGCTGCCCGCCGTCGAGCGGACGCTGTTCATCGAGTGCGCGGGCAACGGCCGGAGCTTCTACACCACCCAGCAGGGCCAGACGGTGACCGGGACGGCGTGGACCCTCGGCGCGATCGGCGTGGCCCGCTGGCGCGGGGCCCGGCTGTCCGACGTGCTGCGGCGGGCCGGGGTGACCCGCGCGGCCGTGGACGTGCTGCCCCGGGGCCTGGACGACGAGGTGGTCACCAACGGCGTGAACCTGGGGCGGGTGCGGCGCCCGCTGCCGGTGTCGAAGGCGCTGGACGACGTCATCCTCGCGTACGAGATGAACGGCGAGCCGCTGCCGGCCGACCACGGCGGGCCGGTCCGGGTGGTCGTTCCGGACTGGATCGGGATCTCCTCGATCAAGTGGGTCGGGGACATCGAGGTGAGCGGGCAGCCTCTGTACACGCCGTGGAACACCGACCTGTACCGGCTGTTCGGGCCCGACCATCCGCCGCAGGGCAGCGCGCCCCTGACCCGGCAGACCCTCAAGAGCGCCTTCGAGCTGGAGCTGGGCGCGACCGTGCCCGCGCACCGCACGAAGCTGCTGACCGGACGCTCCTGGTCCGGCGCGGCCCCGGTGCACCAGGTGGAGGTCAGCACCGACGGAGGCGCCCGGTGGCGGCGGGCCCGGCTCCACGACGTCCCGCGCCGGGGCGGCTGGGTGCGCTGGTCGCTGCCGTGGACCCCGCGGACCCCGGGGGCGACGGCCCTGCTGGCCCGGGCCACGGACGCCACCGGCCGCACGCAGCCCGCGACGGCCGCCCACAACACCCAGGGCTACCTCTTCGACGCGGTCGTCCGCCACCCGGTGACGGTGGTCTGA